In Sodalis ligni, a single genomic region encodes these proteins:
- a CDS encoding amino acid ABC transporter permease yields the protein MSIDLVWQYLCSPAFFQGAVMTLLLTLCSLFFGVVMGLILALLQESRFRAGPALAFVYLWLFRGTPVLFQIIFVYNVLPTFGLRFSAFTCAVLALSLNEGAYMAEILRSGLQAVRSGQRTAGMALGMTGGQIMRKVVLPQAARIVLPPMGNQMISMLKSSALVSVIAVQELLLVANQTASASFRYFEALCAAGIYYLVLTSLFMVFQAWLERALDPKKRRKPAGSLTDRLIRAARQPAPR from the coding sequence ATGTCCATTGATCTTGTCTGGCAATATTTGTGTTCACCGGCATTCTTCCAGGGCGCGGTAATGACCCTGCTGCTGACCCTGTGTTCGCTGTTTTTCGGCGTCGTGATGGGACTTATTCTGGCGTTGCTGCAGGAGTCGCGTTTCAGAGCCGGCCCGGCGCTGGCCTTTGTCTATCTTTGGCTGTTTCGCGGTACGCCGGTGCTATTCCAGATAATCTTTGTCTACAACGTACTGCCGACATTCGGACTACGCTTCTCCGCCTTTACCTGCGCGGTGCTCGCGCTATCCCTGAATGAAGGCGCCTATATGGCCGAGATTCTGCGCTCCGGCCTGCAGGCGGTGAGAAGCGGCCAGCGCACCGCCGGCATGGCGCTGGGCATGACCGGCGGCCAGATCATGCGCAAGGTGGTACTGCCGCAGGCGGCGCGCATCGTGCTGCCGCCTATGGGCAACCAGATGATCAGCATGTTGAAATCCAGCGCCCTGGTCTCGGTGATTGCGGTACAGGAACTGCTGCTGGTGGCCAACCAGACCGCCAGCGCCAGCTTCCGCTATTTTGAGGCCCTGTGCGCGGCGGGTATTTATTATCTGGTGCTCACCAGCCTGTTTATGGTGTTCCAGGCGTGGCTGGAGCGTGCGCTTGATCCGAAAAAACGCCGCAAGCCCGCGGGTTCGCTTACGGATCGGCTGATCCGCGCCGCCCGCCAGCCGGCCCCACGCTAA
- a CDS encoding mandelate racemase/muconate lactonizing enzyme family protein produces the protein MKAALYRADLHYRGLQLHTASSGSIPALESLYLVLDDGHGRGIGEVRLNIAYLNGFTAEQVMADVRRALAGQDWSLPAATLLEHSESTLSPYLAPTRMLLDLALHDMTAAQAGTSVAGLLGAPEAFPVSSATNQTLFWSTPEVFLQQAEAYVARGFTQLKVRIAIGTPQQDIQRLATLRDRFGDRIHLAADANGQWTPEQAAERLQALAPFGLSYVEQPIGPQWPDEIPRLAEHSPIPWMLDESVSCEADVDRVIALQGKVWAHLKLVKLGGIAPTVLAARRLRDAGIPFMIGQMNEGAAATAAALQVAYLTQPRYAELYGADGIIDDPVSGVIYGRGQVSCSYSTGLGIHFDAGRAVFIQEFN, from the coding sequence GTGAAAGCCGCTCTTTACCGCGCCGATCTGCACTATCGGGGACTGCAGCTGCATACCGCCTCTTCCGGCAGCATCCCCGCCCTTGAGTCGCTCTATCTGGTACTGGACGACGGCCACGGCAGGGGCATCGGGGAAGTCAGGCTGAATATCGCCTACCTCAACGGTTTTACCGCCGAACAGGTCATGGCGGATGTGCGCCGGGCCCTCGCCGGCCAAGACTGGTCGTTGCCCGCCGCCACGCTGCTGGAGCATTCGGAATCGACGCTATCCCCTTACCTGGCGCCGACCCGCATGCTGCTGGATCTGGCGCTGCATGATATGACCGCCGCCCAGGCGGGTACCAGCGTGGCCGGACTATTAGGCGCGCCGGAGGCGTTTCCCGTGTCTTCCGCCACCAACCAAACCCTGTTCTGGAGCACACCGGAGGTCTTTTTGCAACAGGCCGAGGCCTATGTGGCGCGGGGCTTCACCCAGCTCAAAGTCCGCATCGCCATCGGCACGCCGCAGCAGGATATCCAGCGTCTGGCGACGCTGCGTGACCGTTTCGGCGATCGTATCCATCTGGCCGCCGATGCCAACGGCCAGTGGACGCCCGAACAAGCCGCTGAACGTCTGCAAGCCTTGGCGCCTTTCGGCCTGAGCTATGTGGAGCAGCCCATCGGGCCCCAGTGGCCGGATGAAATCCCCCGGCTGGCGGAGCACAGTCCCATCCCCTGGATGCTGGATGAAAGCGTCAGCTGCGAGGCCGACGTCGACCGGGTCATTGCCCTTCAGGGCAAGGTTTGGGCCCATCTGAAGCTGGTGAAGCTCGGCGGCATCGCCCCGACGGTGCTGGCCGCCCGGCGGCTGCGGGACGCCGGCATCCCCTTTATGATTGGCCAAATGAACGAAGGCGCCGCCGCCACCGCCGCGGCGCTTCAGGTGGCTTACCTCACCCAGCCCCGCTATGCCGAACTCTATGGCGCCGACGGCATTATTGACGATCCGGTCAGCGGGGTGATCTACGGCCGGGGCCAGGTCAGCTGTTCTTATTCCACCGGTCTGGGTATTCATTTTGATGCGGGCCGGGCTGTGTTTATTCAGGAGTTTAACTAA
- a CDS encoding M20 family metallopeptidase, with protein MICAEPDIARMKRDLAALVAVNTENPPGREREAAELIAGLLADAGFDLSYSEYQPGRTNVIAVLNNGEGPCFAFNTHIDVVPAGEGWSTEPFTLTEREGRLYGRGSCDAKGPLVAMLEAMRQMAAHRHKWSGTLMGVFVADEEAASEGAKFYVRNNPPAIDFAVIGEPTSNATFSAHKGSLRPWVRVEGVTAHSGTPDLGENAIFRAGQLLGLIEEQHHTEVKCRCHPLVGSASLTVTRIRGGHADNVLPGACDILLDRRMVPGEDEEVVKQELEHLLTVARERFGVRAGVLRYQPTTGGATETAADEAIVQAGLAACRAHGQSEPGPFGFQGGCDLVHFRSLGTKGIVIGPGSLAVAHKPDEFVPLDEFINAGRIYQQVACAMLPAENAK; from the coding sequence ATGATTTGCGCCGAGCCTGATATCGCTCGCATGAAACGGGATCTTGCTGCCCTGGTGGCGGTCAATACCGAAAATCCTCCCGGCCGCGAACGGGAAGCGGCGGAGCTTATCGCCGGTTTGCTGGCGGATGCCGGTTTTGATCTGAGCTACAGCGAGTATCAGCCCGGCCGCACCAACGTTATCGCCGTGCTCAACAATGGCGAGGGTCCCTGCTTTGCCTTCAATACCCATATCGATGTGGTGCCGGCCGGTGAAGGCTGGTCCACGGAACCCTTTACGCTGACGGAACGGGAGGGCCGCCTGTACGGGCGCGGCTCCTGCGACGCCAAGGGTCCGCTGGTAGCCATGCTGGAGGCGATGCGTCAGATGGCCGCCCATCGCCACAAGTGGTCCGGCACGCTGATGGGAGTATTTGTGGCTGATGAAGAGGCGGCCAGCGAAGGGGCGAAATTTTATGTCCGCAACAATCCGCCGGCCATCGACTTTGCGGTGATTGGCGAACCCACCTCCAACGCCACCTTCTCAGCCCATAAAGGCAGCCTGCGGCCCTGGGTACGGGTGGAAGGCGTCACCGCCCACTCCGGCACGCCGGATCTGGGAGAGAATGCGATCTTCCGCGCCGGGCAGTTGCTGGGCTTGATCGAAGAGCAGCATCACACCGAGGTGAAATGCCGCTGCCATCCGCTGGTGGGATCCGCCAGCCTGACGGTTACCCGTATCCGGGGCGGCCATGCCGATAATGTCCTGCCCGGCGCCTGCGACATCCTGCTGGATCGACGCATGGTGCCCGGCGAGGATGAAGAGGTGGTGAAACAGGAGTTGGAACACCTGCTGACGGTGGCCCGCGAACGTTTCGGCGTGCGGGCCGGCGTCTTGCGGTACCAGCCCACTACCGGCGGCGCCACCGAAACCGCCGCCGATGAAGCCATTGTTCAGGCCGGCCTGGCGGCCTGCCGTGCCCATGGCCAGTCTGAGCCGGGGCCCTTCGGTTTTCAGGGCGGCTGCGATCTGGTGCATTTTCGCAGCCTCGGCACCAAGGGCATCGTCATCGGGCCGGGCTCGCTGGCGGTAGCGCATAAACCCGACGAGTTCGTGCCGTTGGATGAATTTATCAATGCCGGCCGGATTTATCAGCAGGTGGCCTGCGCTATGCTGCCCGCGGAGAACGCCAAGTGA
- a CDS encoding M24 family metallopeptidase, whose product MQNVGNIVQGSQSAFAPEEYRGRVQRARRLLTDAGLDLMIITGPENIFYLTGQQTPGYYTFQAMVLPVDGEPVFVIRQLEYFNFISNTFISDAAIYQDGDNPVNFLLEVLRGRGWLNSRIGIDKRGWFLPISVYEALQEKLGVIHDAAGIVEQLRAVKSPAEIEKMALAARYVDAGMKAGRDAIAAGATENDLVAAMMGQAIAAGSEYVGMEPLVSTGPRSGVPHGTWRRRRIAAGDAVFLEMSATHDRYHAALMRSAWLGTPPAVALDMEKTCQEALQAALDAIRPGATCETPHIACQRVIDRAGYTENFKKRTGYSIGIAFAPDWGEGAILSLYSGITTELRPGMTFHIPPALRVYGEFTVGVSETIVVTETGYRVLGSTERPLYQLGS is encoded by the coding sequence ATGCAAAACGTGGGTAATATTGTCCAGGGCAGTCAATCCGCTTTCGCCCCGGAAGAGTACCGTGGCCGGGTACAGCGGGCGCGCCGGCTGCTGACCGATGCCGGGCTGGACCTGATGATCATCACCGGACCGGAAAATATTTTCTATCTCACCGGCCAGCAGACGCCGGGGTATTACACTTTCCAGGCCATGGTCCTGCCGGTTGACGGCGAGCCGGTGTTTGTTATCCGGCAACTGGAATATTTCAATTTTATCTCCAATACCTTTATCAGCGACGCCGCCATCTACCAGGACGGGGATAATCCGGTGAATTTCCTGCTGGAGGTGCTGCGCGGCCGGGGATGGCTCAATAGCCGCATCGGTATCGATAAACGAGGCTGGTTCCTGCCCATCAGCGTCTATGAGGCCTTGCAGGAAAAACTGGGGGTTATCCATGACGCGGCGGGCATCGTCGAACAGCTGCGGGCGGTGAAGTCGCCGGCGGAAATCGAAAAAATGGCGCTGGCCGCGCGCTATGTGGATGCCGGCATGAAAGCGGGCCGCGATGCCATTGCCGCCGGCGCCACCGAGAACGACCTGGTGGCCGCCATGATGGGACAGGCAATCGCCGCCGGCTCGGAATATGTCGGCATGGAACCGCTGGTCTCCACCGGACCGCGCAGCGGCGTGCCGCACGGTACCTGGCGCCGCCGCCGCATCGCCGCGGGGGATGCGGTATTTCTGGAAATGTCCGCCACCCACGATCGCTATCATGCCGCGCTGATGCGTTCCGCCTGGCTGGGCACCCCGCCCGCCGTCGCGCTGGATATGGAGAAGACCTGCCAGGAAGCCTTACAGGCCGCCCTGGACGCCATCCGCCCCGGCGCCACCTGCGAAACCCCGCATATCGCCTGCCAGCGGGTGATTGACCGCGCCGGCTATACCGAAAACTTCAAAAAACGCACCGGCTATTCCATCGGCATCGCCTTTGCGCCGGACTGGGGCGAAGGGGCGATCCTGAGCCTCTATAGCGGCATTACCACCGAACTGCGGCCGGGCATGACGTTCCATATCCCGCCGGCGCTGCGGGTTTACGGGGAATTTACCGTCGGCGTCAGCGAAACCATTGTCGTCACCGAAACCGGCTACCGGGTACTGGGTTCAACCGAGCGTCCGCTCTATCAGTTAGGGTCATAA
- a CDS encoding GntR family transcriptional regulator: MEQRSTATSRRLANQILDLICEARFEPGHHLREQQLADTIGVSRTPVRAGLNLLTGLGILEARRNQGFFLVKPYDELQRIKIDVPSSTDQELYEQLVKDRIAGILPESLTQTDIAQRYDADRGVLSRALLRLAEDGLIARNQGHGWRFQPTLNTDVALRNGYGFRLMIEPANLLTPGFKADKRALKRLRLQHLFLISHPDITQVESRQIFETDASFHELLAECSGNFFVLQAIQQQNRLRRLLEFGSYTNRQRVREWCEEHVSIMDAIRDGEMPQAAEKMRHHLQSAYDMVADKVSKKNT; this comes from the coding sequence ATGGAGCAGCGTTCTACGGCTACCAGCCGGCGGTTGGCGAATCAAATCCTTGACCTGATATGTGAAGCAAGATTCGAGCCAGGTCATCATTTACGGGAACAACAGTTGGCCGATACCATCGGCGTATCGCGCACGCCGGTGCGCGCCGGTCTGAATTTACTCACCGGCCTGGGCATTCTGGAAGCGCGTCGCAACCAGGGGTTTTTTCTGGTAAAACCCTATGACGAACTGCAACGGATTAAAATCGACGTGCCTTCCAGCACCGATCAGGAGCTTTACGAACAGTTGGTGAAAGATCGTATCGCCGGCATTTTACCCGAATCCTTGACCCAGACCGACATTGCCCAACGCTACGATGCCGATCGCGGAGTATTGTCCCGGGCTTTGCTGCGCCTGGCGGAGGACGGCCTTATCGCACGCAACCAGGGCCATGGCTGGCGTTTTCAGCCTACGCTCAACACCGATGTGGCTTTGCGCAACGGCTACGGTTTCCGACTGATGATCGAACCCGCCAATTTGCTGACGCCGGGGTTCAAGGCGGATAAACGCGCCCTGAAACGGCTGCGTTTGCAACACCTGTTCCTAATTTCCCACCCCGATATCACTCAGGTGGAGAGCCGCCAGATCTTTGAAACCGATGCCAGCTTCCACGAACTGCTGGCGGAATGCAGCGGCAATTTTTTTGTCCTGCAGGCTATCCAGCAGCAAAACCGGCTGCGCCGGCTGCTGGAGTTCGGCAGCTATACCAACCGGCAGCGGGTGAGGGAGTGGTGTGAAGAGCATGTGTCCATTATGGACGCTATACGCGATGGCGAAATGCCCCAGGCAGCGGAGAAAATGCGCCATCACCTGCAGTCCGCTTACGACATGGTGGCGGATAAAGTCAGTAAAAAAAATACCTAG
- a CDS encoding pyridoxal phosphate-dependent aminotransferase translates to MSAELIARRMKRVRPSPTAVISDIVRAMQQNGIDIINLGEGELDFDTPQSIKQAGIDAIERGDTKYTAVSGTEALKRAIIGKFQRENGLVFQPEEIIAGCGAKQLIFNAFLATISPGDEVIVPAPYWVSYPDMVALAEGEPRIVPCSEQSGWKLQVADLAAAITPRTRWLILNSPNNPTGAVYSREELQALAKVLLDSPQVMILSDDIYEHMRHDAEPFVTLAQIEPRLRDRTLTVNGLSKGYSMTGWRIGYAGGPAWLISAMQILQSQSTSNPSSISQAAAVEALTTPAVFHADWLRRLAARRAVVMSIIAEVPGLGAEVPPGAFYVFANCRGMLGKRTPQGKTIDSDSDFAAYLVENAHVATLQGSAFGASPYIRIAYAIDDDRLHEACERIKNACLALR, encoded by the coding sequence ATGTCAGCAGAACTTATCGCCCGGCGTATGAAGCGCGTACGTCCCTCCCCCACCGCCGTGATTTCCGATATCGTGCGCGCCATGCAGCAAAACGGCATCGACATTATCAACCTGGGTGAGGGTGAGCTGGACTTCGATACTCCCCAATCTATCAAACAGGCGGGTATCGATGCTATCGAACGCGGCGACACCAAATACACCGCCGTTTCCGGTACCGAGGCGCTGAAACGGGCCATTATCGGCAAATTCCAACGTGAAAACGGGCTGGTCTTCCAGCCGGAAGAGATCATTGCCGGATGCGGCGCCAAGCAGCTGATTTTTAATGCCTTCCTGGCAACAATCTCACCGGGCGATGAGGTTATCGTGCCGGCGCCTTACTGGGTTTCCTACCCGGACATGGTGGCCCTGGCCGAAGGCGAGCCCCGTATTGTCCCCTGCAGCGAGCAGTCGGGCTGGAAATTGCAGGTCGCCGACCTGGCCGCCGCCATCACCCCCCGTACCCGTTGGCTGATATTGAATTCCCCCAATAATCCCACCGGCGCGGTGTATTCCCGCGAAGAGCTGCAAGCCCTGGCTAAGGTGCTGCTGGATTCTCCCCAGGTGATGATCCTGTCCGACGATATTTACGAACATATGCGCCACGATGCCGAGCCCTTTGTCACCCTGGCGCAAATCGAACCCCGCCTGCGAGACAGAACGCTGACGGTGAACGGCCTGTCGAAGGGCTACTCCATGACCGGCTGGCGTATCGGCTATGCCGGCGGCCCGGCCTGGCTTATCTCGGCCATGCAGATATTGCAATCCCAAAGTACCTCCAACCCCAGCTCCATCTCCCAGGCGGCGGCGGTTGAGGCGCTGACGACACCGGCCGTTTTCCACGCCGACTGGCTGCGGCGGCTGGCGGCCCGGCGCGCCGTGGTCATGTCGATCATTGCCGAGGTGCCGGGACTCGGCGCCGAAGTGCCGCCGGGGGCATTTTACGTGTTTGCCAACTGCCGGGGGATGCTGGGCAAACGTACGCCGCAAGGGAAGACAATAGACAGCGACAGCGATTTCGCCGCCTATCTGGTGGAGAATGCCCATGTGGCCACGCTGCAAGGGTCGGCCTTCGGCGCATCGCCCTATATCCGCATCGCCTATGCCATTGACGATGATCGCCTGCATGAAGCCTGCGAACGTATCAAAAACGCCTGCCTGGCATTACGGTAG
- a CDS encoding dihydrodipicolinate synthase family protein, with translation MKDLVESRERLKGIFNITVTPFTADGEIDFDGLCRNVERVITLGYDGILIGGTYGEFPTLTVAERAAIFRRVMDAVNDRVPVMLCSAGSDPRAVKELTALAGELGGLPMVTPPFVSEVTDEQIVSFFKQMAPLSRTGILVYNAPGIGITLAPALLEQLADIPQVVGIKQGDLNPTVIDQLANRLSGRLRLFCASDLAFLGPMMCGFDGISSTNSGALPELILAAYRALERGDAHTARDLHRLWYGYRGLARRFGQPQLVKAAMNLRGFDGGHVRSPLIDVAEPVIAQLKEELTRLAADSRGGVVLKN, from the coding sequence ATGAAAGATTTGGTCGAAAGCCGCGAACGCCTGAAGGGCATTTTTAATATTACCGTTACGCCCTTCACCGCCGACGGCGAGATTGATTTTGACGGACTCTGCCGCAACGTGGAGCGCGTCATTACCCTGGGGTATGACGGCATTCTTATCGGCGGCACCTATGGGGAATTCCCTACGCTCACGGTGGCCGAACGGGCCGCTATCTTCCGCCGGGTGATGGATGCGGTGAATGACCGGGTACCGGTCATGCTGTGCAGCGCCGGTTCGGATCCCCGGGCGGTGAAGGAGCTGACGGCCCTGGCGGGGGAGCTCGGCGGCCTGCCGATGGTGACGCCGCCGTTTGTTTCAGAGGTCACCGACGAGCAGATCGTCAGCTTTTTCAAACAGATGGCGCCCTTATCCCGCACCGGCATCCTGGTGTATAACGCGCCGGGCATCGGCATCACCCTGGCGCCGGCCCTGCTGGAACAGCTGGCGGACATTCCGCAGGTGGTGGGGATCAAACAGGGCGACCTGAATCCCACCGTTATCGACCAGTTGGCCAATCGCCTGTCGGGACGCCTGCGGCTGTTTTGCGCCTCTGATCTGGCCTTCCTGGGGCCGATGATGTGCGGATTCGACGGCATCAGCAGTACCAACAGCGGCGCGCTGCCGGAGCTTATCCTGGCGGCCTATCGGGCGCTGGAACGGGGAGATGCCCATACCGCGCGGGATTTGCATCGTCTGTGGTACGGCTACCGGGGTCTGGCGCGCCGTTTCGGCCAGCCGCAATTGGTCAAGGCCGCCATGAACCTGCGCGGTTTCGACGGCGGCCATGTGCGTTCGCCGCTGATAGACGTGGCCGAACCGGTGATAGCCCAGCTTAAGGAAGAATTAACCAGGCTGGCGGCGGACAGCCGCGGCGGCGTGGTTCTGAAAAACTGA
- a CDS encoding amino acid ABC transporter ATP-binding protein produces MEPITVNPLTTAKPMLEIIGIDKFFGRNHILKNCSINVHKGETVVLIGPSGSGKSTLLRCVNLLEPVDGGAIFFGNQEITAAEVVPHRIRQEIGMVFQNYELFSHLSAAENIMLAPMTVLGMSRADSHDIALELLGKVRIPDKADAFPDELSGGQQQRVAIARALAMKPKLMLYDEPTSALDPEMIREVLDVMTDLSAEGMTSVVVTHEMGFAKRAANRIVFMERGEIIENATGRDFFGGDVSERAQRFLDQILH; encoded by the coding sequence ATGGAACCAATAACTGTAAATCCTTTAACTACCGCTAAACCCATGCTGGAAATTATCGGCATCGACAAGTTTTTCGGCCGTAACCACATTCTTAAAAACTGCTCGATTAACGTACATAAAGGGGAAACGGTGGTGCTCATCGGGCCCTCTGGCTCGGGTAAATCCACCCTGCTGCGCTGCGTGAATCTGCTGGAGCCGGTGGACGGGGGCGCCATATTTTTCGGTAACCAGGAAATCACCGCCGCCGAGGTAGTGCCGCACCGGATCCGGCAGGAGATCGGTATGGTATTTCAAAACTATGAGCTGTTTTCTCACCTGTCGGCGGCGGAGAACATCATGCTCGCCCCGATGACGGTGTTGGGCATGAGCCGGGCCGATTCCCACGACATCGCTTTGGAACTGCTGGGCAAGGTGCGTATTCCCGATAAAGCCGATGCCTTTCCCGATGAGCTGTCCGGCGGACAGCAGCAGCGGGTGGCCATTGCCCGCGCCCTGGCGATGAAGCCCAAGCTGATGCTGTATGACGAGCCCACCTCGGCCCTGGATCCGGAAATGATCCGCGAAGTGCTGGATGTCATGACCGATCTGAGCGCCGAAGGCATGACCAGCGTGGTGGTTACCCATGAGATGGGATTCGCCAAACGGGCCGCTAACCGCATCGTGTTTATGGAGCGCGGTGAAATCATTGAAAACGCCACCGGCCGGGATTTCTTCGGTGGGGATGTCAGCGAGCGCGCCCAGCGCTTTCTCGATCAGATTTTACATTAA
- a CDS encoding glutamine amidotransferase-related protein — MTTLLVVHDTPEPALYGLMAANVAAQRQLPLLHLAADYDTGRFPDACQHVLRHGGLVTSGLLWLERMTGRSPGAALTPAACAQRAAREDCVVPIGPSQRAALSVLIPLLEQGGVPYRLWHTVNRRGRLVLEDRSGGAAIEGEWRPDTFGRWHATPPPSSPPHSTRGAGKLRIALIGAKQDQAAAYPATLAALGDAADALGITLDVLFVPPKTLSPDDGLLPATVAGILLPGGADMGNVSGQLAVARYALQQGIPTLGLCLGMQTMATAALQQLPALRRANLQEADPDAPVKTFVPLRDPNRYGVHRSGEHEMRLRTGSRLASILAGDNRLRYNHRYQLNPDLLEMLPRCGLTVSATDSAGAIADGIELADHPFYLGVQGHPELTSAPAAAHPLIMAWLKQAALSGR; from the coding sequence ATGACGACCCTACTGGTGGTGCACGACACGCCGGAACCCGCGCTGTACGGCCTGATGGCGGCGAACGTGGCGGCGCAGCGCCAGCTCCCCCTGCTGCATCTGGCGGCGGACTACGACACCGGACGGTTTCCCGATGCCTGCCAGCATGTGCTGCGTCACGGCGGGCTGGTGACCAGCGGGCTGCTCTGGCTTGAACGCATGACCGGCCGCTCGCCCGGCGCCGCCTTAACCCCCGCCGCCTGCGCGCAGCGGGCGGCACGGGAGGATTGCGTGGTGCCCATCGGACCATCGCAGCGGGCCGCTTTATCCGTCCTGATCCCGTTGCTTGAGCAGGGCGGCGTCCCGTACCGTCTCTGGCATACGGTGAACCGCCGGGGCCGCCTGGTCCTGGAAGACCGCTCCGGCGGCGCGGCCATCGAGGGCGAATGGCGACCCGATACCTTCGGCCGCTGGCATGCCACGCCGCCACCGTCCTCGCCGCCGCATTCCACCCGCGGCGCGGGAAAACTCCGCATCGCCCTTATCGGCGCAAAGCAGGATCAGGCCGCCGCCTATCCCGCCACCCTGGCGGCTCTGGGGGATGCCGCCGACGCACTGGGCATTACCCTTGACGTGCTGTTCGTCCCGCCCAAAACGCTGTCGCCGGATGATGGCCTGCTGCCGGCAACGGTGGCGGGGATACTGCTGCCCGGCGGCGCGGATATGGGCAATGTGTCCGGACAGCTGGCGGTGGCGCGTTATGCCCTGCAACAGGGCATACCCACCCTCGGGTTATGCCTGGGCATGCAGACCATGGCCACCGCCGCCCTGCAGCAGCTGCCGGCATTACGGCGGGCCAACCTGCAGGAAGCCGACCCGGACGCGCCGGTGAAAACCTTTGTGCCGCTGCGGGATCCGAACCGCTATGGCGTACATCGCTCCGGGGAGCATGAGATGCGGCTGCGTACCGGCAGCCGGCTGGCGTCCATCCTGGCGGGCGATAACCGGCTGCGCTATAACCACCGCTATCAGCTCAATCCCGATCTGCTGGAGATGCTTCCCCGCTGCGGCCTGACGGTAAGCGCCACCGATAGCGCCGGCGCCATCGCCGACGGCATCGAACTGGCCGACCATCCGTTTTATCTCGGCGTACAGGGACATCCCGAACTGACCTCCGCCCCGGCGGCGGCACACCCGCTGATCATGGCCTGGCTGAAACAGGCCGCCTTGTCGGGGCGTTGA
- a CDS encoding ABC transporter substrate-binding protein has protein sequence MTKKAPLRRYALMSLVVTCLSVSFFSRAAEPEWVEKGRMTYGTAATFMPFEFTKDNTITGFDIDLINALAKKLSLTPAPLSMEFKGLIPALQGKRIDLINSAMYINPARAEQVDFVPYLKIGGRVVVRKGNPAKITGRDHSLCGKNVAVTLGGIEESQARADNKNCLAAGLKEINVMTFPAATDSAVSVAQGRADAEFVSTPGAVALLSEKGDVFETTGPEFESDTHIGFAVRKGDAAMKQTLETGLKAVVADGTYKQLIDKWKFPASVSIF, from the coding sequence ATGACCAAGAAAGCCCCATTACGCCGTTATGCCCTGATGTCATTGGTTGTCACCTGCCTTAGCGTATCGTTCTTCAGCCGGGCGGCGGAGCCTGAATGGGTAGAAAAAGGCCGCATGACCTACGGCACCGCCGCGACCTTTATGCCGTTTGAATTCACTAAAGACAATACCATCACTGGATTCGATATCGATTTGATCAATGCGCTGGCGAAGAAACTGTCTTTGACGCCCGCGCCGCTTTCTATGGAGTTCAAGGGGTTGATTCCTGCGCTGCAAGGCAAGCGCATCGATCTCATCAATTCGGCCATGTACATCAATCCCGCCCGTGCGGAGCAGGTTGATTTCGTGCCCTATCTGAAAATCGGCGGCCGGGTTGTGGTGCGTAAAGGTAATCCGGCCAAGATAACCGGACGCGACCATTCCCTGTGCGGCAAAAATGTTGCCGTCACCCTGGGGGGCATCGAAGAGAGCCAGGCGCGGGCGGATAACAAGAACTGCCTGGCCGCCGGTCTGAAGGAGATTAACGTCATGACCTTCCCTGCCGCCACCGATTCCGCCGTATCCGTCGCCCAGGGCAGGGCCGACGCCGAGTTCGTTTCCACCCCCGGCGCGGTGGCGCTGCTGAGCGAAAAAGGCGATGTATTCGAGACCACCGGTCCGGAGTTTGAATCCGACACCCATATCGGCTTTGCGGTGCGCAAAGGCGATGCCGCCATGAAGCAAACCCTGGAAACCGGACTGAAGGCGGTGGTAGCGGACGGAACCTATAAGCAATTAATTGATAAATGGAAATTTCCCGCTTCCGTATCAATCTTTTAA